The following coding sequences lie in one Bacteroidota bacterium genomic window:
- the msrB gene encoding peptide-methionine (R)-S-oxide reductase MsrB — protein MKTTYVLVMISLFFLHACSQGNTNQSTNIKTQIPDSMKVVKSEYEWQQQLTPLQFQVTRKSGTERAGTGEYTDHFEKGHYYCVCCDNELFESDTKFHSSCGWPSFYDKSKSNNIVEIIDKSHGMIRTEVRCAVCDAHLGHIFNDGPAPTGLRYCINSAAIEFKVE, from the coding sequence ATGAAAACAACATATGTACTTGTAATGATTAGTTTGTTTTTTCTTCATGCTTGTAGTCAGGGGAATACGAATCAATCAACAAACATAAAAACTCAAATACCAGATAGTATGAAAGTAGTGAAAAGTGAATATGAATGGCAGCAACAGCTAACTCCACTTCAGTTTCAGGTTACTCGAAAATCTGGCACAGAAAGAGCTGGAACAGGCGAATACACTGACCATTTTGAAAAAGGACATTACTATTGTGTATGTTGTGATAACGAATTGTTTGAATCAGATACAAAGTTTCATAGCAGTTGTGGCTGGCCCAGTTTTTACGATAAAAGCAAATCCAATAATATTGTTGAGATTATCGACAAAAGTCATGGTATGATTCGAACTGAAGTACGTTGTGCTGTTTGTGATGCCCACTTAGGTCATATATTCAACGATGGTCCTGCTCCTACTGGATTAAGATATTGTATTAACTCAGCGGCAATTGAGTTTAAAGTTGAATAA
- a CDS encoding aldehyde dehydrogenase family protein — MQAIQTKGLDIDLIMSNAKKAATEFREYGQLRTDAVVKAVYQAVFDKRVHLAKMAHEETGIGKWKDKVQKNIIASRFVYEDIKDQKTCCVISESIFMTEIAQPIGPIFCITPITNPTSTAIFKILIALKTRNPIIIRPHGAARKCTIETAQICYDAAIAAGAPENCIQWVKRSTPEETMRMMSHKRVALNLATGSVSLVRAAYKSGNPTIGVGPGNVPVYIGKSSDVKFAVDQIILSKTFDNGTICASEQAVIVSTNNSKKVIAEFKRRNAYFLNKEEIKKVAKIAFNKEQKTMAATVIGQSAHYIAKLAGIDVPEDTSLLMAPMEKHEVGLDHPLSLEILAPILAFYEVDSFKDGIEMCKKINVLGGLGHTVSIFSKYEEKIKEFATVMNAGRILVNQPSSQGALGGTYNTLQPSLTLACGSGGKNITTDNISVQHLMNIQRVARRKVNDCLECTHLQHCDEIITASSIEKICTKKF, encoded by the coding sequence ATGCAAGCAATACAAACGAAAGGACTGGACATTGATCTTATAATGAGCAATGCAAAAAAAGCTGCTACTGAATTCAGGGAATATGGTCAACTCAGAACAGATGCTGTTGTAAAAGCGGTTTATCAAGCGGTATTTGACAAGCGAGTACATTTGGCAAAAATGGCTCATGAGGAGACTGGAATAGGGAAATGGAAAGACAAGGTGCAAAAAAACATCATTGCATCTCGCTTTGTGTATGAAGATATCAAAGATCAAAAAACCTGTTGTGTGATCAGTGAATCTATTTTTATGACTGAGATTGCACAACCCATTGGACCTATATTTTGTATTACACCAATTACCAATCCTACTTCAACTGCCATTTTTAAAATATTGATAGCCCTTAAAACAAGGAATCCTATAATTATACGTCCACACGGTGCTGCCCGAAAATGTACTATTGAAACTGCCCAGATTTGTTATGACGCTGCAATAGCAGCTGGAGCGCCAGAGAACTGCATTCAATGGGTGAAAAGATCAACACCGGAAGAAACCATGCGAATGATGTCGCATAAGCGTGTGGCTCTTAATTTGGCCACAGGATCAGTGAGTTTGGTGAGAGCAGCTTATAAATCAGGAAATCCAACTATTGGAGTTGGACCCGGTAATGTTCCGGTTTATATAGGGAAATCTTCTGATGTAAAATTTGCTGTGGATCAGATCATTTTATCGAAAACATTTGATAACGGAACCATTTGTGCCAGCGAACAAGCTGTTATTGTAAGTACAAATAATTCAAAAAAGGTTATTGCTGAATTTAAAAGACGCAATGCCTATTTTCTGAATAAAGAAGAAATAAAAAAGGTTGCCAAAATTGCTTTTAACAAAGAGCAAAAAACGATGGCTGCAACTGTTATTGGTCAGTCTGCCCACTATATTGCCAAATTAGCTGGAATTGATGTTCCAGAAGATACCAGCTTACTGATGGCGCCAATGGAAAAGCATGAAGTTGGATTGGATCATCCTTTATCTTTAGAGATATTGGCACCTATATTGGCGTTTTATGAAGTAGATAGCTTCAAGGATGGAATTGAAATGTGCAAAAAAATTAATGTTTTGGGAGGTTTGGGACATACGGTGAGTATTTTTTCAAAATATGAAGAGAAAATTAAGGAGTTTGCCACAGTCATGAATGCAGGGCGAATATTGGTTAATCAACCTTCATCTCAGGGTGCATTAGGAGGAACATACAATACTTTACAACCTTCTCTAACATTAGCTTGTGGAAGTGGAGGAAAGAATATTACCACCGATAACATCAGTGTACAACATCTTATGAATATTCAAAGAGTTGCCCGCAGAAAGGTAAATGATTGCCTTGAATGTACTCATCTGCAACATTGTGATGAGATAATTACGGCTAGTTCGATTGAAAAAATATGTACGAAGAAGTTTTAG